The genomic DNA CCTCCCTGGTGGTCAGGCGCCGCTCGCCGGCTGCGGGGTGGTCGGGCTCGTGATCGCGCATGAGGTCACCGTATCGATCGAAGGCGGTCTGGGTTGAGTCGCCAACACTATGCATTGATTCAATCAATAGATTGACAGAGTTGTAGTCAAGTATGGACAGTTGAGTCAAGTTCAAGGAGGTAATCATGTCTGTCAACAGAACCGCAGCCGCGGCAACGCCCGTCGAGGTACCGCGCGGGCTCGCCGGTGTCGTCGTGGCCGACACCGAGGTCGGCGACGTGCGAGGACTCGAGGGGTTCTACCACTACCGCCAGTACTCGGCCGTCGAACTCGCCCGGAGCCGCGGCTTCGAAGACGTCTGGCATCTCCTGGTCCACGGGAAGCTCCCCGACGCGCGGAGCGGGGCCGCCTTCGCCGCCGAGACCGCGGCGCTGCGGCGGCTGCCCGACGCGGTGCGCGCCGCCCTGCCGGCCATCGCCGAGGCCGGTGGAGGCTCCGGTCCGCTCGCCGGCATGCGCACCGGCCTGTCCCTGCTGGGCGCGGCCCTGGGCCTCCGACCCGTGTACGACCTGTCGGTCGACCAGCGCCGGCAGGACACCCTGGTGGCCGCCGCGGCCGTACCGACGCTGCTGACCGCGCTGCACCGGCTGGGACGGGGACTCGAGCCGGTGGAGCCGCGCGAGGACCTCTCGTACGCCGCGAACTACCTGTACATGTTGACCGGCCAGGAACCGGACGAGGCGCGCACACGGGCGATCGAGCAGTACCTGATCTCCACCATCGATCACGGTTTCAACGCGTCGACCTTCACCGCGCGGGTCATCGCGTCGACGGGTGCGGATGTCGCGGCCTGCCTGGCCGGCGCGGTGTCGGCGTTGTCCGGCCCGCTGCACGGCGGCGCGCCCAGCAGGGCGCTGGACACCCTGGACGAGATCGGCACGCCCGACCGCGTCGACGCGTGGATCCGCGAGCGGGTGCTCGCGGGTGACCGCATCATGGGCTTCGGCCACGCGGTCTACCGCACGGAGGACCCGCGCTCACGGATGCTGCGTGAGGTGGCGCAGAGCTTCGGCGGCCCGCGCGTGGAGTTCGCCGTCGAGGTGGAACGGCAGGTCGAGGCGATCCTCGCGGAGCTGAAGCCGGGACGCGAACTGCACACCAACGTCGAGTTCTACGCGGGCGTGGTCATGGAGCTGTGCGGCCTGCCCCGGGAGATGTTCACTCCCACGTTCGCGGCGGCACGGGTGGTGGGATGGAGCGCGAACATTCTGGAGCAGGCGTCCGACTCCAAGATCATCCGTCCGGCGGCGAGGTATGTGGGGCCGGGAGCACCGGTCGGGGTCCCGGCGGTGGCCTGAGAAACACGAGCGGCCTGGTGCCGTTCGGGCGCCAGGCCTGGTCGGGGAGTGTCGAGCAAGGACGGGGTGCCGGGTTGCTCGCCGGGGGTGGGCCCGTGCGCCGTCGTCGGTGGGTACGGATACGGCCGGAGACACGGGACGGGGTCAGGCGTCGGGGATGTCCGCCTTGGCCCGGATGAGGGTCTCCCGGCTGACGACCACGATCCGTTCGTAGTCGGCACGGGAGGCATCGGCGGGAAGTTCCCCCTCCAGGGTCTCGGTCGCTTCGGTGCCGATGACGGCGAAGTTGCCGTCGCTCAGCTCGAAGAGGTCCGGACAGCTGGCTCCCGAGGTACTGCCGCGCGAGCTTGGAGGCACACCGATGCGGCGCACGATTTTCAAGGGGTACCGGTCCTTCTGGGTTGGCCATTGTGCTGGCAGCACGTTACTGGGATCGGTGGGGCCGGTGTGCCGTACGGGCGGAAGACACTCCCGAGAAGCGTGGCGGGTTGGGAGAGCCTCAGTCGGACGGAGGGGTGCCCACCACCCACCATTCGTCCGTGTCGGCTTCGTCCAGCTCCTTGAGGAGTCCGTCCACCATGCTGCCGACACGTGACTCGACGGACGTGGCCTTGAGCGACGCCCGCTGTTCCCTCGAAGCCTCCCAGTACTCCCGCATCAGGCGGGTCCGGAAAAGCTCGCGCAAGCGCCCGAACAACTCCTCCTGGTCCAGGACCCCCGCGTGGTGGAGGTGGTAGACGTTGACATACCACGCGTTCGCGTAGAAGAACTGACGCCGTTTCTGAGCCGGGATGCTCTTGTCGTACGTGTCGATGACCTCCGCCAGCGAAGGGTCGTCGATCGCCCGGGCCAGCAACTCCCAGTGCATGCGCTGCTGGTGCCGCAGCGCCTCGCGCCGGAGCGCGAGTTCCTCCAGCTGCAGCCGGCGCTCGTGCAGACGCGCCTTGTCCAGCCGTCGCTGCCGCGCGGCCAGCAGCATGCCGGCCGCGGCGGAGCCGAACCTCCCCGTGACGTTCTTCCGTGTGACCATGTCAACCCCCGAATCAGGCGACCGCCCGCCGGTCGTCGAATGCGGGTCGGCTGACGGGGACCGGCGAGCGATGGGTGGTGCTGCCACCTCCAGGGTGCCGAGCGGCGCTGATCGACGGGGAGGCGGAGAGGAGGCGCACGGAGGGAAGCGAGGGTCGCACGGTCCGGCGCCTTGGAAAACGTCTGCCCCGCGCACGCTGCTAACAATCGTTCACTTCGTGCCGACTGCGGCGGCTCGTATCCTGAGCAGGCAATTCCGTACGTGGATGTACGCCCTGCCGCCGGCCGGCGTACGCATGGGTGAGAGAGAGGTCGCACGGTGGGGCAGCGCTCGACTCCGCAGCAGATCCCGGTCGTCGTGCTCGCCGGATTCCTCGGCTCCGGGAAGACCACCCTGCTCAACCACCTCCTCCACCGCAGCGGAGGCAGCCGGATCGGCGCCGTCGTCAACGACTTCGGGTCGATCGAGATCGACGCGATGGCCGTCGCGGGTGCCCTCGGCGACTCCACCGTGTCCCTGGGCAACGGATGCCTGTGCTGTGCCGTCGACGCGAGTGAACTGGACGGGTACCTGGCACGCCTCGCCCGGCCCGAGGCAGGCATCGACGTCATCGTCATCGAGGCCAGCGGCCTCGCCGAACCGCAGGAACTGGTGCGCATGCTGCTTGCCAGCGAGCAACCGGGGATCGTCTACGGCGGGCTCGTCGAGGTCGTCGACGCCGCCGAGTTCGACGACACCCGCGCCAGGCACCCCGAGATCGACCGGCACCTGGCCCTCGCCGACCTGGTCGTGGTCAACAAGACCGACCGGGCCACCGATGCCGAGCGGGTGCTCGGCCTGGTGCACTCGCTCGTGGACGGCGCGGCCGTCGTACCCGCGACCTACGGCCGTATCGACCCCGAGTTCCTGTACGACTGCCGGCCCGGCGAGGAGCGCGTGGGGCAGCTGTCCTTCGACGACCTGCACGACCACTCCGAGGGCGACGCGCACTCCGACCACCTGCACGCCGCCTACGACACCCTGTCGTTCGTCTCCGGCCTCCCGCTGGACCCGCGCCGGCTCATGCGCTTCCTCGACAGCCGTTCCGAGGGCCTGTACCGGATCAAGGGGTACGTCGACTTCGGCCCGTACGACACGCGGAACCGGTACGCCGTCCACGCCGTCGGACGCTTCCTGCGCTTCTACCCGGAGCCCTGGACCTCGGCCGGTGCCGCCGAGGCGTCCGGCACCCCGGAGGCCGGCCGTACGCAGCTCGTCCTGATCGGCTCCGGCATCGACGCGGCGGCCCTTGGCGCGGAACTCGACGCGTGCCGCCGGGACGCCGACGCCCCACCCGCCGACGAACACGGCATGTGGGGCGTCCTGCGTTACGTGGCCGACGGCGAGGAGCCGCCGGCCACCCCCTAGACCGGGCCCGCCACCACCGACACCGTCTTGGGCAGCGACACGCCCGAGCCGTCGCGGCGCGGGTCGATGTCCGGGAGCTGGGCCGGCGTGCCGTTCTTCTGTGCGGCGAGGGCCGGGACGGCACCCGCCCAGGCGAAGGCCAGGCAGTCCTCGCCCTTCAGGAACCGCTGGCAGCGCACGCCGCCCGTCGCGCGCCCCTTGCGCGGGTACTGGTCGAACGGCGTGAGCTTGGCCGTGGTCTGCACGGAGTCGTCCAGCGTGCCGCGCGATCCGGCCACCGTGAAGACCACCGCGTCCGCCGCCGGATCCACCGCCGTGAAGGAGATGACCTTGGCGCCGTCGGCGAGCTTGACGCCCGCGACACCTCCCGCCGGACGGCCCTGCGGGCGGACCTGCGAGGCCTGGTAGCGCAGGAGCTGAGCGTCGTCCGTGATGAAGACCAGGTCCTCGTCACCGGTGCGCAACTCGGCCCCGCCGACGATGCGGTCGCCGTCCTTGAGGGCGATGACCTCCAACTCGTCCTTGTTGGACGGGTAGTCGGGCACCACCCGCTTGACGACGCCCTGTTCCGTGCCGAGCGCCAGCCCCGGCGAGGACTCGTCCAGCGTGGTCAGGCAGACCACGTCCTCGTCGTCCTCCAGGGACACGAACTCGGCCAGCGGCGCGCCGCCCGCGAGGTTCGGCGTCGGCATGGCCTCCGGGAGCTGGGGCAGGTCCACCACGTTCACCCGCAGCAGCCGCCCGCCGGACGTCACCACGCCCACCTCGCCGCGCGCCGTGGCCGGCACCGCCGAGACGATCAGGTCGTGCTTGAGGCGCTTGGCCCCGGCCTCCGTGACGAGAGGCTCGTCGTTCGCGGTGCGGGCCAGCAGGCCCGTCGACGACAGCAGCACGCGGCACGGGTCGTCCGCCACCTGGAGCGGCACGGCGGCGACCGGGGCGCCGCCCGACTCCAGCAGCGTCGTACGCCGGTCGGTGCCGAACTTCTTCGCCACCGCCGCCAGTTCGGCCGAGACCAGCTTGCGCAGCTCCGCGTCCGAGTCGAGGATCCGGGTCAGCTCCTCGATCTCCGCGTTCAGCCGGTCCTTCTCGGACTCCAGCTCGATGCGGTCGTACTTGGTGAGCCGGCGCAGCGGCGTGTCCAGGATGTACTGCGTCTGGACGTCGCTCAGCGAGAAGCGCTCCATCAGGCGCTGCTTGGCCTGCGCGGAATTCTCGCTGGAGCGGATGAGGCGGATGACCTCGTCGATGTCGACCAGGGCGGTGAGCAGGCCCTCCACCAGGTGCAGCCGGTCGCGCTTCTTGCTGCGGCGGAACTCGCTGCGGCGCCTGACGACCGTGAAGCGGTGGTCGAGATAGACCTCCAGCAGCTCCTTGAGGCCCAGGGTGAGGGGCTGGCCGTCGACCAGGGCGACGTTGTTGATGCCGAAGGACTCCTCCATGGCCGTCAGCTTGTAGAGCTGCTCCAGGACCGCCTCCGGCACGAAGCCGTTCTTGATCTCGATGACCAGGCGCAGTCCGTGGGCGCGGTCGGTGAGGTCCTTGACGTCCGCGATGCCCTGGATCTTCTTCGCGCCGACCAGGTCCTTGATCTTCGAGATGACCTTCTCCGGGCCGACCGCGAAGGGCAGCTCGGTGACGACGAGACCCTTGCGGCGGGCCGTCACCGTCTCCACGGACACCGTCGCGCGGATCTTGAAGGTGCCGCGGCCCGTCTCGTACGCGTCCCGGATGCCGGGCAGGCCGACGATGCGGCCGCCGGTGGGCAGGTCGGGGCCCGGCACGTGCTTCATCAGCGCGTCCAGGTCGGCGTTCGGGTACCGGATCAGATGCCGGGCCGCCGAGATCACCTCGCGCAGATTGTGCGGCGGCATGTTCGTGGCCATGCCGACCGCGATGCCCGAGGCGCCGTTGACCAGCAGGTTCGGGAAGGCGGCGGGCAGGGCCACCGGCTCCTGCTCCTGGCCGTCGTAGTTCGGGGCGAAGTCGACGGTGTCCTCGTCGATGGACTCCGTCATCAGGCCGGCGGCCTCGGCCATCCGGCATTCGGTGTAGCGCATGGCGGCCGGCGGGTCGTCGTTGCCCAGCGAGCCGAAGTTGCCGTGGCCGTCGACCAGGGGCACGCGCATCGAGAACGACTGCGCCATGCGGACCAGGGCGTCGTAGATCGACGCGTCGCCGTGCGGGTGCAGCTTGCCCATGACCTCGCCGACGACGCGGGCGCACTTCACGTAGCTGCGCTCGGGCCGCAGGCCCATCTCGTTCATCTGGTAGACGATGCGCCGGTGCACCGGCTTGAGGCCGTCGCGGGCGTCCGGCAGCGCACGGGAGTAGATGACCGAGTACGCGTACTCGAGGAAGGAGCCCTGCATCTCGTCGACGACGTCGATGTCGAGGATCTTCTCCTCGTACGAGTCGTCGGGCGGCGGGGTCTTCGTGCTACGGCGGGCCATCGCTGCCGGCTCCTTGCTGAAGCGTGAACGGTGATCTGACGCCGTCCATTGTGGACTGCGGCACTGACAGCGACCGACCAGGACCCGTCACGGGCTGCCGGCCCGGCGCTGCCCGCAGGGTACGCCCTTGTCCGGCGGCACCGGTCCGCGCAGTCGTCCCCGGCGGCCCGTCAACCGCGTTCTCGCTCTCGGCGTACGAGGCCCGGGAACTCCACCGGTGTCCCGCACGCTTGCATACAGTGGCAGGATCGGCGGAATTCCGCAGTTCCGCCCACTGATTCCCCCCGGTGGTTCACCCAGTGGTCCCACCAGATATTTCGCGATCGAAGGGACGTACATGCCCATGGGTCACACGGCCACAGCCCAGGCAGGCTCCGGCGGCCTGACAGCGACCGAGCACCGCCTGGCCAACGGCCTGCGCGTGGTGCTCTCCGAGGACCACCTGACCCCGGTCGCGGCGGTGTGCCTCTGGTACGACGTCGGCTCGCGCCACGAGGTCAAGGGACGCACCGGCCTGGCTCACCTTTTCGAGCACCTCATGTTCCAGGGCTCCGCCCAGGTCAAGGGCAACGGCCACTTCGAGCTGGTGCAGGGCGCCGGCGGCTCGCTCAACGGCACCACCAGCTTCGAGCGGACCAACTACTTCGAGACCATGCCCGCCCACCAGCTGGAGCTCGCCCTCTGGCTGGAGGCCGACCGCATGGGCTCCCTGCTGGCCGCCCTGGACGAGGAGTCCATGGAGAACCAGCGGGACGTCGTCAAGAACGAACGCCGCCAGCGCTACGACAACGTCCCCTACGGCACCGCCTTCGAGAAGCTGACCGCCCTCGCCTACCCGGAGGGCCACCCGTACCACCACACCCCGATCGGCTCGATGGCCGACCTGGACGCGGCGACCCTGGAGGACGCGCGCGCGTTCTTCCGCACCTACTACGCGCCCAACAACGCGGTGCTCTCGGTCGTCGGCGACATCGACCCCGAGCAGACCCTCGCCTGGATCGAGAAGTACTTCGGCTCCATCGCCTCGCACGACGGCAAGCAGCCGCCCCGGGACGGTGCGCTGCCCGACGTCATGGGCGAGCAGCTGCGCGAGATCGTGGAGGAGGAGGTCCCGGCCCGCGCGCTGATGGCGGCCTACCGCCTGCCGGAGGACGGCACGCGCGCGTGCGACGCGGCCGACCTGGCCCTGACCGTCCTGGGCGGCGGCGAGTCGTCCCGCCTGTACAACCGGCTCGTGCGCCGCGACCGCACCGCCGTCGCCGCCGGCTTCGGCCTGCTGCGGCTCGCCGGGGCGCCCTCCCTGGGCTGGCTGGACGTGAAGACGTCCGGCGACGTCGAGGTGCCGGTCATCGAGACCGCCATCGACGAGGAGCTGGCCCGGTTCGCCGAGGAGGGCCCCACGGCCGAGGAGATGGAGCGCGCCCAGGCCCAGCTCGAGCGCGAGTGGCTGGACCGCCTGGGCACGGTCGCCGGCCGCGCCGACGAACTGTGCCGGTACGCCGTCCTGTTCGGCGACCCGCAGCTCGCCCTCACCGCCGTCAAGCGGGTGCTCGAGGTGACCGCGGAGGAGGTCCAGGAGGTCGCCAAGGCCCGCCTGCGACCCGACAACCGCGCGGTGCTCGTCTACGAGCCCACCGCCCCCGCCGGCGAGACCGACGCCGACGAGACGACCGTCACCGTCTCCGTGCCCGACGCCACCGAAGAGAACGAGGAGGCGGCCAAGTGACCGAGCTCGCCACCATGGAATTCCACGCGCAGCCGCAGGCCGGCGAGCCCAAGCCCTGGGCGTTCCCCGCTCCCGAGCGCGGCAGCCTCGGCAACGGCCTGACGGTGCTGCGCTGCCATCGCCCCGGCCAGCAGGTCGTCGCCGTCGAGGTGCTCCTCGACGCCCCCCTGGACGCCGAGCCGGCCGGCCTCGACGGCGTCGCCACCATCATGGCGCGCGCCTTCTCCGAGGGCACCGACAAGCACTCCGCCGAGGACTTCGCCGCAGAGCTGGAGCGCTGCGGCGCCACCCTGGACGCGCACGCCGACCACCCCGGCGTCCGGCTGAGCCTGGAGGTGCCCGCCTCGCGCCTCGCCAAGGCCCTCGGCCTGCTCGCCGACGCCCTCAGGGCGCCCGCCTTCGCGGACGGCGAGGTCGAACGACTGGTGCGCAACCGGCTCGACGAGATCCCGCACGAGCTGGCCAATCCCTCCCGGCGCGCCGCCAAGGAGCTCTCCAAGGAGCTGTTCCCGGCCGACGCGCGCATGTCGCGCCCGCGCCAGGGCACCGAGGAGACGGTCGAGGCCATCGACTCGGCGGCCGTACGCGCCTTCTACGAGCGGCACGTCCGCCCCGCCACGGCCACCGCGGTGGTCGTCGGCGACCTCACCGGCGTCGACCTCGACGCGCTGCTCGGCGACACACTGGGCGCGTGGACCGGTTCGGCCGCCGAGCCGCGCCCCGTGCCCCCGGTGACCGCCGACGACCGCGGCAGGGTCGTCATCGTGGACCGTCCGGGAGCCGTCCAGACACAGCTGCTGATCGGCCGCACCGGCGCCGACCGGCACGACCGCGTGTGGCCCGCGCAGGTGCTCGGCACCTACTGCCTGGGCGGCACCCTCACCTCGCGCCTGGACCGCGTCCTGCGCGAGGAGAAGGGCTACACCTACGGCGTACGGGCGTTCGGCCAGGTCCTGCGTTCCGCGCCGGACGGCACGGGCGCCGCGATGCTCGCCATCAGCGGATCCGTCGACACCCCCAACACCGGTCCCGCCCTGGACGACCTGTGGACGGTGCTGCGCAAGCTCGCCGCGGAGGGGCTCACCGACGGCGAGCGCGACGTGGCCGTGCAGAACCTGGTGGGCGTGGCGCCGCTGAAGTACGAGACGGCGGCGGCCGTGGCGAGCACCCTGGCCGACCAGGTCGAGCAGCACCTGCCCGACGACTTCCAGGCCGCGCTCTACCGTCAACTGACCGCCACGGGCACCGTGGAGGCCACCGCGGCAGTCGTGAACGCCTTCCCGGTGGACCGCCTCGTGACGGTCCTCGTCGGCGACGCGGCGCAGATCAAGGAGCCCGTCGAGGCCCTCGGCATCGGCGAAGTCACCGTGGTGGCGGCCGAGTAGCGGCACGCACGTGCGGCGGCCCTGGTGACCGGTGTGTCACCAGGGCCGCCGTTTGTCCGAATTGGGGGAGTGGTTGCCCGTCTGCCCTGTGGCGTGCGCTACAAAAGGCCTGTTGCGTTTGGGGATTGAACACAGCCGCGTTTAGCGTCGTCCGGGCTGTTCGTCAGGCAGTGCGCCGCATCCGCGGCACCGGACAGTCATCGCCGAGTCCCCGTACGGCGCGAGCCAGGGGAGCCGGGGACCCATCGCAGTCCCTGGGGTGAATCGGACGCCCGCGCGCACCGCGAGGGGGTCCGTAGGAGACCTTCCACCTCCGAACCCGTCAGCTAACCCGGTAGGCGAGAGGGAAGGAAAGGACAAGCCTCTACATGGCGTTCACGCGCGCCACCGGGAAGCACCGCCGTACCGGCCGGGTGCACCGCACCACCGCCCGCGCGGCGGGGGTCGCGGCCCTCGCCACCACCGGCGTGGTCGGCACCCTCGCGGCACCGGCGCTCGCCGCCGAGCCCGAGGTGGAGCAGACCGGGCTCACCCCGGTCGTCACCATCGGCGACTCCATAGCCGACGAGATCGACGCCCAGGCCCTCGCGCAGAAGCAGGCGGCCGCGGACGCCGCCGCCCGCGAGGCGGCCCAGGAGGCGGCCCGTGAGCGGGCGGCCGAGGCGGCCGAGGAGGCGCGCGAGGCCAAGGAGCGCGCCGCGCGGGAGGCGGAACGCGAGCGCCTCAACACCTTCGTCGCGCCGATCACCGCCTCGTACGTCTCCACCGCCTACCAGGCCGGCAGCTCACTGTGGTCCTCGGGCAGCCACACCGGCATCGACTTCCACGCCTCCAGCGGCACGTCCGTGCACTCCGTCGGCGTCGGCACCGTCGTCGAGGCCGGCTGGGGCGGGGCGTACGGCAACCAGGTCGTGATCAGGATGCACGACGGCACGTACACGCAGTACGGGCACCTGTCGTCCATCGGCGTCTCGGTCGGCGAGTCGGTCGAGCCCGGCCGGCAGATCGGCGTCTCGGGTGCCACCGGCAACGTCACCGGACCGCACCTGCACTTCGAGGCCCGTACGAGCCCCGAATACGGTTCGGACATGGACCCCGTCGCCTATCTCCGCTCCCACGGCGTGAACGTCTGACGGCAACGTCTGACGGCGTGACCGAAAGCCCCGGCCTCCCGAGCCGGGGCTTTTTGTATTCCCGGTCCGCCGGATTGGCCTAGAGTCGCTGAATACACGTCAATCGTCGACGACGTTTCACGGGGATCGAGGCGGAGGTCGGTCATGCGTATTCCGGCGCATTCGGTGTGCACGGCGATTCGGGACGACATCGTGGCCGGCGTCCACGGACGCGGGAGCCGGCTCACCGAGGAGATCCTCGCCCGCCGCTACGGCGTCTCCCGCGTCCCCGTCCGCGAGGCCCTGCGCACGCTGGAGGCGGAGGGCTTCGTGGTGACCCGGCGGCACGCGGGCGCGTGCGTCGCGGAGCCGACCGAGCGGGAGGCCGCCGACCTGCTGGAGACGCGCGCGCTCCTGGAGCCGCTCGGGGCCTCCCGGGCCGCGCGCCGGCGCACCGACGCCCACCTCAAGGTGTTGCGCGGTCTGGTCAGGCTGGGGCAGGAACGGGCCAGGCAGGGGGCGGGCGAGGAGTTGCGCTCCCTGGGCGGCTGGTTCCACGAGACCCTCGCACGGGCGGCCGACAGCCCCTCCCTGGCGGCACTGCTGACCCAGCTGCGCCACAAGATCGCCTGGATGTACGTCGTCGAGTCTCCGGTCGGGCCGGTGGAGCACTGGGCGGAACACGGCGCGATCACCGACGCGGTGGCCCGGGGCGACGGCGAACGCGCGCGGGCGCTCATGACGCTGCACACCGCGCGGTCGGCAGCGCGACACCGGCTGCGATTCGCCTCCGGCGACGGGGCGGAGCGTGTGAGGAATGCGCAACACT from Streptomyces sp. CB09001 includes the following:
- a CDS encoding citrate synthase/methylcitrate synthase; amino-acid sequence: MSVNRTAAAATPVEVPRGLAGVVVADTEVGDVRGLEGFYHYRQYSAVELARSRGFEDVWHLLVHGKLPDARSGAAFAAETAALRRLPDAVRAALPAIAEAGGGSGPLAGMRTGLSLLGAALGLRPVYDLSVDQRRQDTLVAAAAVPTLLTALHRLGRGLEPVEPREDLSYAANYLYMLTGQEPDEARTRAIEQYLISTIDHGFNASTFTARVIASTGADVAACLAGAVSALSGPLHGGAPSRALDTLDEIGTPDRVDAWIRERVLAGDRIMGFGHAVYRTEDPRSRMLREVAQSFGGPRVEFAVEVERQVEAILAELKPGRELHTNVEFYAGVVMELCGLPREMFTPTFAAARVVGWSANILEQASDSKIIRPAARYVGPGAPVGVPAVA
- a CDS encoding DUF6082 family protein; amino-acid sequence: MVTRKNVTGRFGSAAAGMLLAARQRRLDKARLHERRLQLEELALRREALRHQQRMHWELLARAIDDPSLAEVIDTYDKSIPAQKRRQFFYANAWYVNVYHLHHAGVLDQEELFGRLRELFRTRLMREYWEASREQRASLKATSVESRVGSMVDGLLKELDEADTDEWWVVGTPPSD
- a CDS encoding GTP-binding protein — protein: MGQRSTPQQIPVVVLAGFLGSGKTTLLNHLLHRSGGSRIGAVVNDFGSIEIDAMAVAGALGDSTVSLGNGCLCCAVDASELDGYLARLARPEAGIDVIVIEASGLAEPQELVRMLLASEQPGIVYGGLVEVVDAAEFDDTRARHPEIDRHLALADLVVVNKTDRATDAERVLGLVHSLVDGAAVVPATYGRIDPEFLYDCRPGEERVGQLSFDDLHDHSEGDAHSDHLHAAYDTLSFVSGLPLDPRRLMRFLDSRSEGLYRIKGYVDFGPYDTRNRYAVHAVGRFLRFYPEPWTSAGAAEASGTPEAGRTQLVLIGSGIDAAALGAELDACRRDADAPPADEHGMWGVLRYVADGEEPPATP
- a CDS encoding DNA topoisomerase IV subunit A, with the translated sequence MARRSTKTPPPDDSYEEKILDIDVVDEMQGSFLEYAYSVIYSRALPDARDGLKPVHRRIVYQMNEMGLRPERSYVKCARVVGEVMGKLHPHGDASIYDALVRMAQSFSMRVPLVDGHGNFGSLGNDDPPAAMRYTECRMAEAAGLMTESIDEDTVDFAPNYDGQEQEPVALPAAFPNLLVNGASGIAVGMATNMPPHNLREVISAARHLIRYPNADLDALMKHVPGPDLPTGGRIVGLPGIRDAYETGRGTFKIRATVSVETVTARRKGLVVTELPFAVGPEKVISKIKDLVGAKKIQGIADVKDLTDRAHGLRLVIEIKNGFVPEAVLEQLYKLTAMEESFGINNVALVDGQPLTLGLKELLEVYLDHRFTVVRRRSEFRRSKKRDRLHLVEGLLTALVDIDEVIRLIRSSENSAQAKQRLMERFSLSDVQTQYILDTPLRRLTKYDRIELESEKDRLNAEIEELTRILDSDAELRKLVSAELAAVAKKFGTDRRTTLLESGGAPVAAVPLQVADDPCRVLLSSTGLLARTANDEPLVTEAGAKRLKHDLIVSAVPATARGEVGVVTSGGRLLRVNVVDLPQLPEAMPTPNLAGGAPLAEFVSLEDDEDVVCLTTLDESSPGLALGTEQGVVKRVVPDYPSNKDELEVIALKDGDRIVGGAELRTGDEDLVFITDDAQLLRYQASQVRPQGRPAGGVAGVKLADGAKVISFTAVDPAADAVVFTVAGSRGTLDDSVQTTAKLTPFDQYPRKGRATGGVRCQRFLKGEDCLAFAWAGAVPALAAQKNGTPAQLPDIDPRRDGSGVSLPKTVSVVAGPV
- a CDS encoding pitrilysin family protein, which encodes MPMGHTATAQAGSGGLTATEHRLANGLRVVLSEDHLTPVAAVCLWYDVGSRHEVKGRTGLAHLFEHLMFQGSAQVKGNGHFELVQGAGGSLNGTTSFERTNYFETMPAHQLELALWLEADRMGSLLAALDEESMENQRDVVKNERRQRYDNVPYGTAFEKLTALAYPEGHPYHHTPIGSMADLDAATLEDARAFFRTYYAPNNAVLSVVGDIDPEQTLAWIEKYFGSIASHDGKQPPRDGALPDVMGEQLREIVEEEVPARALMAAYRLPEDGTRACDAADLALTVLGGGESSRLYNRLVRRDRTAVAAGFGLLRLAGAPSLGWLDVKTSGDVEVPVIETAIDEELARFAEEGPTAEEMERAQAQLEREWLDRLGTVAGRADELCRYAVLFGDPQLALTAVKRVLEVTAEEVQEVAKARLRPDNRAVLVYEPTAPAGETDADETTVTVSVPDATEENEEAAK
- a CDS encoding pitrilysin family protein, which translates into the protein MTELATMEFHAQPQAGEPKPWAFPAPERGSLGNGLTVLRCHRPGQQVVAVEVLLDAPLDAEPAGLDGVATIMARAFSEGTDKHSAEDFAAELERCGATLDAHADHPGVRLSLEVPASRLAKALGLLADALRAPAFADGEVERLVRNRLDEIPHELANPSRRAAKELSKELFPADARMSRPRQGTEETVEAIDSAAVRAFYERHVRPATATAVVVGDLTGVDLDALLGDTLGAWTGSAAEPRPVPPVTADDRGRVVIVDRPGAVQTQLLIGRTGADRHDRVWPAQVLGTYCLGGTLTSRLDRVLREEKGYTYGVRAFGQVLRSAPDGTGAAMLAISGSVDTPNTGPALDDLWTVLRKLAAEGLTDGERDVAVQNLVGVAPLKYETAAAVASTLADQVEQHLPDDFQAALYRQLTATGTVEATAAVVNAFPVDRLVTVLVGDAAQIKEPVEALGIGEVTVVAAE
- a CDS encoding M23 family metallopeptidase, which encodes MAFTRATGKHRRTGRVHRTTARAAGVAALATTGVVGTLAAPALAAEPEVEQTGLTPVVTIGDSIADEIDAQALAQKQAAADAAAREAAQEAARERAAEAAEEAREAKERAAREAERERLNTFVAPITASYVSTAYQAGSSLWSSGSHTGIDFHASSGTSVHSVGVGTVVEAGWGGAYGNQVVIRMHDGTYTQYGHLSSIGVSVGESVEPGRQIGVSGATGNVTGPHLHFEARTSPEYGSDMDPVAYLRSHGVNV
- a CDS encoding GntR family transcriptional regulator, giving the protein MRIPAHSVCTAIRDDIVAGVHGRGSRLTEEILARRYGVSRVPVREALRTLEAEGFVVTRRHAGACVAEPTEREAADLLETRALLEPLGASRAARRRTDAHLKVLRGLVRLGQERARQGAGEELRSLGGWFHETLARAADSPSLAALLTQLRHKIAWMYVVESPVGPVEHWAEHGAITDAVARGDGERARALMTLHTARSAARHRLRFASGDGAERVRNAQHSVNVADVLQ